DNA sequence from the Streptomyces sp. HUAS 15-9 genome:
ACCGACCGGGTCGGCGACCTGACCACCGTGGAGGTCTCCGTCACCCATGATGTGATCGCCCCGTCCGGAGTGCTGCTGGTGTCGGACAAACCGCACTTCACCGTGCGGGTCCTGGTCGCCGGCGCCTTCCCCACGGCGCCCAAGTGGCAGCGGTGGGACGACGAGGACGAGCAGCCCGTCGTGGACCCGTACCACGTGCCGTCGGCTCCGGTCCTGCTGAGCGGGCCCTTCCGGGCCACCACCGACACCCGGCGCCACCGGCTGGGCGCCCGTTCGGTGTTCCGGCCGGAGCTGGACCCGGCCACCGGCCCCTGGCGGCAGTTCCTGATGCCGACCGTGCTGCTGGACGCCCTGGCGCGGACCGGGGTGCTGGACCCGGTGGACGGGCTCGTCCCGGTCGCCGCCCCGCTGTCCGTCCGCCGCATCGATCTGTACCAGAGCGCCAACGACCTGGAACTGGCGCAGACCCACGGAGCGCTGGACCTGTACGTCACCCAGCCCGGGTTCTCGGCCGCGCCCCGGTCCGGCAACCGGTTCGTCGCCGTCGCCCCCGGCGGGCACGTCGTCGCCCAGATGAAGGACCTGGACGCCACCGTGATCGGGTACCTCGACCCGGACACCGGCGAGGTGCGTCCGCCCGCGCAGGGGCCGGCCGGGAACGCACCGGGGTCGGCAGGGACAAGGGGGCGTACCGCATGACCACGCATGTGGACCTCCCGGTCCTCGACGACCGCACCGGGGACCGGCCGGCGTCCGCCGTCGACGACGGAGCCGACCCCATGACCCGTCCGGTGCGCCGCATGCTGTGGCGGCTCGCCCCCGCCCCGGCCCCCGACAGCCCCCGCGACCTCGGCGGCCGGCAAGTGCTCGTCCTGGGCGGCACCCCGGACGACGCGGAGCGGGTGCGCGGCGAACTGCGCGCCCGGGGGCGACCGTGCTGCCCGGCGCTTCGGCCGCCGCCGGCCCGGTGCCCGACACCGTGGTCGACCTGACGCTCGCCGAGCGGTTCTCGGCCGACGCCGGCAGCGGCCGGTGGCGTACGGCACTGCTGCGCACCTTCGACGCGCTGCGCCACTGCTACGCCGAGTGGAGCCAGGAGACCTCCGCGCGGCGGCTCACCTACCTCGCTGTCACGTACCAGGGCGGCGGCATGGGGTACCACCCCGACGACGACATCGCCCAGCCGCTCGGCGGGCTGTGGGCCGGCCTGGCCAAGACGCTGCACCGGGAGCTGCCCAACTGCCGGGTCCGGATCCTCGACATCGCCCTCGACGCGCGCGTCGGCCTGCCCGAGCTGGTCGGCGACGAGCTGGGCCGCCCGGGCCTGAGCGAGATCGGGCACCGGGACGGACTGCGCTGGACCCTGACGCCGGACGCCGTACCGGCGGGGCCGCCTGCCGTGCGCCTCGGCCCGGACGACACCGTGCTGATCAGCGGCGGCAGCCGGGGCATCGGCATGGCGCTGGCCCGGCGGCTGTGCGCCGAGTTCGGGCCGCGGGTGGTGGTGACCGGACGTGGGCGGCTGCCCGCCGAGGACACCTGGGACGACCACACCCCCGAGCGGCTCGCCGAGCACCGGGCCGCGCTGTGGGCCACGCACCGGCAGGGGCGCGCCGTGGCCGACATCCGCCGCGACATCGGGCGCGCTGAGAGCACCTGGGAACTCGTCGGCCATCTGCGCTCCGCCCGCGCCGAGGGACTGCGCCTGGACTACCGGCAGTGCGACTTCACCGACACCGACCAGGTGCGGGAGCTCGTCGCCGAACTGCCCGGCCTGACCGTCGTGGTGCACAACGCGGGCGTGGACCGGCCGACCCGGCTGCCCAACAAGTCCGACGACGACGTGGTCGCCGTGGTCGCGACGAAGGTCGACTCCTTCGTCCACCTGGTACGGGCCGTGCGCGACCGGCCGCTGAAGCTGCTGTGCACCGTCGGCTCGCTCACCGGGCGGCTCGGCGGCATGGTCGGCCAGTTCGACTACGCGGCCGCCAACGAGTGCCTGGCCCGCCTGGGCCTGTGGGCCGGGCGGCAGCTGCCGTACCCGGTGATGACGCTGGCCTGGCCGACCTGGGCCCGGCTGGGGCTGATCTCCAACTTCGAGGCCAGCCTGCGCTACATGGCGGCGCTCGATGTCTTCGAGGGACTGGACCACTGGCAGGCGGAGCTGCTCGCGGGCAGCCGCGGCGAGATCACCTTCGTCGGTCCGCTGGGCCGCGCGCTGGACCCGGTGCAGGCCGTCGGCTACCCGGTGCCGCCCTCCCTGCCCGGTTACGCCGAGACCTACCCGAAGGTCTTCCACCTGGGCGAACCGGAGGTGTTCCAGCCGCACGAACGCCTCTGCTGCATGGTCACGTTCGACCCCGCGACGAGCCCGGCGATCGGCGACTTCACCGTCCACGGCGCGCCCGCCGTGCCCCTCGGCATGCTGCTGGAGAGCGCCGTGCGCGGCGCGGAGTGGGTGACCCCCGCCGACCTGCCCGACCACGCCCTGCACGCGGTGGAGGGCCTGCGCGTCCCGTGGAGCGTGCTGCGCTGTGCGGATGGCGGCGGGCCGCTGCGGCTGCGCCGGGACATCCGGGCGCGGCAGAGCCCGGACGGCCGCTGGCAGGTGGACGTCACCTTCCGCAGGGCGGGGCCGGCCGGGGCCACGACGGCGGGGGAGACGGGCGCGGACGACGTGGACACCGCGCGTCTGCGGCTGGTCTTCGGCGCACCGGCGGCGCGGCGGCCGCCGCCGCACAGGACGCCGCGACCCCGCGCGAACGCCCGTCGGCCGAGGGCGGCGCCGACGCCGCCCGCACCACCCTGCTCACCGCCACGCCCGTGCTCCATTGGCACGGAGTGGTGGTGCCGGTGGCGCGCTGGCGCCCCGACGGCCGGCACCGGATCGTCGCCGAGGCGGGCCGCTGCACGGCACCCGACCTGTGGGTGGTGCCGCAGCCGCCCGCGTGCCTGGTGCCGGTCGCCGCGGTCGAGAACATCGTTCGCGCGGTCACCGAACGCACCCCCGGACTGTCCGTCACCCACGAACCGCTGACGATCCGTCACCTCTCCTTCCCGGCGGCCGACGCACCTGTCGGCGGACCAGTCCGGCTCGAAGGAGACCCGGCACTCGGTGTCTGGCGTGCGCGGCACGCGGACACCGGTCAGACCGTGGTCCGCGTCCGCGGACTCGCGGCCAACCGCATCTGATCCCTCTGATCCCTCTGACCTCTCTGATCCCAGGAGTTCACGACATGAGCGACACCAAGCCCGTCAGCGCCAACCGCAAGCTGCTGGAGCACTACTACGAGGAGTGCCTGAACAAGGGCAACCTCGATGCCGTCTACGAAAAGGCCATCCCGGAACACATCAGCCACGGCACCCGCGCCGACGGCTTCGAGGGCGTGGAGCACCTCAAGGAGTGGGTCCGCATCCAGCGCGCCTCCTTCCCCGACCTGCACGTCGTCGTCGACGAATGGATCGAGGAGGGTGACAAGGTCGTCCAGCGGTTCACCGCCCGCGGCAGCCACTCCGGCGAGGACTACTACGGCATCCCGGCCAGCGGCCGGAAGATCGAGATCTCCGGGATCGTCATCGACCACTTCGTCAACGGCAAGATCGTCGAGAGCTGGTTCTCGATGGACGGCATGGAACTCGCCCAGCAGCTGGGCGCGCTGGGCTGACCCGGGCGCGGAGCCGGCCCACGGCTCCGCCCGCCGACCCGGACGGCCGGGGGCGTTCCCGTCGATGCCCGCCCCCGGCCGTCCGTGACCACCCTCTTCGCGCGGCCGGCACACCCGATCCGTACGCATGAGGCCCCAGGAATCCGTACGTATGAGGCCCCCAGGAAGGGGAAGGCACGATGACACAGCGCTCGACCGCCCTCGTCACCGGGTGTTCGTCGGGGATCGGACGGGCCACCGCCCTGCGCCTGCACGCCGCCGGCCATCGGGTGTACGCCACCGCCAGGAAGCCCGAGACGCTCGACGAACTGGCCGCGCGCGGCCTGCGCACCCTGGCCCTCGACGTCACCGACCCGGAGTCCGCCAAGGCCGCGGTCGAGGCCGTCGAGGCCGAGCACGGCGCGGTGGACGTCCTCGTCAACAACGCCGGATACGGGCTGTCCGGGACCTTCGAGGAGACCCCGCTGGAGCAGGTGCGCGATCAGTTCGAGACCAACGTCTTCGGCCTGGTCCGGCTCACCCAGCTGGTGCTGCCCGGCATGCGCGCCCGCGGCCGCGGCACCGTCGTCAACGTCTCCTCCATCTTCGGGCGGTACGCGGCCCCGGGCGGCGGCTACTACCACGCGAGCAAGCACGCCGTCGAAGCCCTAAGCGACGCACTCCGGCTGGAGGTGGCGACCTTCGGCATCAAGGTCGTCCTCGTCGAACCCGGACCCGTGCGCACCCCCTGGGGACAGCGGTTCATGGACCACATCCCGGAGGGAACGGCTCGCGCCGGATCCCCGTACCGCCGCTTCCACGAACGGACCGCGGCCTACTACGACGCCATCTACAACGGCACCCGCCGCACGCTCGCCGGCACGTTCGCCATCGAGGCCGAGCAGGTGGCCGGCACCATCGTCCGGGCCGTCGGGTCCCGCTCCCCGCGCTCGCGCTATCCCGTCGGCTTCCTGGCCGCGAGCACCTTCGCGCTGCGTCGGCTGACCCCGGACCGGATCTTCGACAACGCGTTCATACGGCGGCAGTTCCCGGTCCCGTGAGCGGCGTGACTGCCATGAGCGGCATCAGCGGACCCGGCAGCTCCCCAGGCGAACCAACGAGGTGACGAGAGACATGACCACCCTGGCACCGACCCCCGCGACCGCCCCGCGCGGCGCGGTCGCCCCCGGCCCACGGGGTGTACCCCTGCTGGGCAACCTGCCCCAGTGGAAGTCCGACACCGCCCAGTTCCTGCTGCGCGCCCAGCGTGACCACGGAGAGGTGGCCCGGCTGCGCCTCGGCCCGTACACGGTGCACCTGGTGACGGCTCCCGACGCCGTGGGACGGGTCCTGAAGGAGAACAGCGCCAACTACACGCGCGGCGTCCTCTACGAACAGTTCCGGCTCGTCATGGGCAACGGGCTGCTCACCACCGACGGCGACTACTGGAAGGCCCACCGGCGCGCTGTCCAGCCGGTCTTCCTGCGCAAGGCGGTCGCCGCCATCGGCCCCAACGTGGTGCGCGCCACCCGGGAGATGCTCGACGACTGGGAGGTCCGCGCCCGCCGCGGCGAACCCGTCGACCTGGTCACCGAGACCCTGCGCCTGACCCTCGTCACACTCAGCCGCTCGCTGTTCGGCTACGACATCCGGCCCGCCACGCCGATCCTGAAGGACATCGTCGACAACGTGATCGAAGTGATGTTCAAGCACGGCTCGGTCGCGGAGATGCTGCCCGCCTGGGTGCCGACCCGGCGCAACCGGCTCATCGCCCGCGACCGGCGGATCTTCACCCGGCTCGTCACCGAGATCCGCGACAACCACGCGGCCACCGGTCAGGGGCCGCTGATGGAGCTCATCGAGGCGGCCACCGACCCGGCCACCGGCGCGCGCTGGACCGACGACGAGATCCGCGACGAGATGCTCACCATCTATCTCGCGGGACACGAGACCACCGCCGTCGCCCTGCTGTGGACGCTGGTCTCCCTCGCCAACCACCCGTCCGTCACCGAGGAACTCGACGACGAGCTCGCCCGGGTGCTGGGCGACGCCGAGCCCACACCCGAGGACGTGGAGCGGCTGCCGTACACCGGTCAGGTCGTCGACGAGAGCCTGCGGATGTACCCGCCGATCTGGATCTACCCCCGGGACGCCGTCGCCGACGACGAGCTGGGCGGCTTCCACATCCCCGGCGGCTCCTCCGTCCTGCTCTCGCCCCTGGTCTCCCACCGCAACCCCCGCTACTGGGACAACCCCGAGGCCTTCGACCCGCACCGCTTCGATCCGGACCGGGTCAAGGAGCGGCCCAGGATGACCTACTTCCCCTTCGGTGCCGGCGCGCGCATGTGCATCGGGAACTTCATGGCCCTGCTGGAACTCCGGATGATCACGGCGATGATCCACCAGCGGTTCCGGCTGCGGCTGGTGCCCGGCGACTTCCTGCGCTACGGCGACACCTCCATCTCGCTGCGCCCGATGACCCAAGTGCTCGCCCTTCCCGAGCCGCGCGAGGCGGGAGTCCGGACATGACCACCGCCACCGACCCGTCGCCCGCCGCCGCCCGGACGGCCGACGTCGACTCCGCCCTGGCGGCCGCCCGCCGCGCCCAGCCCGGCTGGGACGCGCTCGGCTTCGCCGGGCGGCGCAGGATCCTCGAGGCCTGGTGCGCGCTGATCCTGCGCCGCTCGGACGAACTGGTCGACCTCATCCGCGCCGAGACCGGCAAGACGGCCGACGACGCCCGTCTCGAAGTCGTCCTCGTCGCCGCCCACCTGCGCTGGACCGCCGCCCACGCCGCCCGTGTCCTCGGCCGGCGCAGGGTCTCGCCCGGCCTGCTGATGTTCAACCATGCGGTCGAGGTGGCCCACCGGCCGCTCGGGGTCGTCGGCGTCATCGGCCCCTGGAACTACCCCGCGTTCATCCCCGTCGGCCCTGTCTCGGCGGCCCTGGCCGGTGGCAACACCGTGGTGCTGAAGCCCAGTGAGCTGACCCCCCGCACCGGCGAGTGGCTCGCGGCCACCCTCGCCGAGGTCACCGGCGACATCCGGGTGCTGCACGTCGTCACCGGCGACGGGGCGGCGGGGGAGGCGCTGTGCCGGGCCGCCGTCGACAAGATCTCCTTCACCGGCTCCAGCGCCACCGGACGCCGGGTCATGGCGGCCTGCGCCGACAATCTGACGCCGGTGGTGATCGAGGGCGGCGGCAAGGACGCCATGGTCGTCGCCGCGGACGCCGACCTCGACGCCGCCGCCGACGCCGCGGTCTGGGCGGCGATGACCAACGCGGGGCAGACCTGCGTCGGACTGGAACGTGTCTACGTCGTCGACGCCGTCGCCGACCGCTTCCTGGACCTGGTCACCGAGCGCGCCGCCGCCCTCCGCGTCGGCGACGGGCCCGAGGCCGACCTCGGTCGTATCGTGCTGCCCCGGCAACTGGACGTCATCGCCGGACATGTGCGCGACGCGCTGGCCCGCGGCGCCCGCGCCGTCCTCGGCGGTCCGCAGTCCGTCACCTCGCCTTACGTCGCCCCGATCATCCTCGCCGACGTACCGGAGGACTCGGCCGCCGTCACCGAGGAGACGTTCGGGCCGGTGCTCGTCGTGAACCGGGTGGCCTCCGTGGAGGAGGCCGTGGAACGCGCCAACGCCGGCGGCTACGGACTGGGAGCCTCCGTCTTCACCCGCGACCGGAGCCGCGGCCGCAGCGTCGCCGCCCGGCTGCGGGCCGGCATGGTGTCCGTCAACGCCGTGATCGCCTTCGCCGGGATGCCCGCCGTCCCCTTCGGCGGGGTCGGCGACTCCGGCTTCGGCCGGGTCCACGGCCCGGACGGGCTGCGCGAGTTCACCCGCACCCAGGCCGTCACCAGCCAGCGGTTCCGGCCGCTGATGCAGCCCACGTCCTTCCGCCGGCGCCCGGGGACGATGCCGACCCTGGTGCGCATGGTGCGCACCCTCTACGGCCGGTGAGGGCGCCCTCGGCCACCCCGCGCCGACGGCCCCGTGCACCCGCCCCGAAAGGAGCACGCAGAACGTGACCACCACCCTGACCACCGGTCTTGCCCGGCTCGCCGACCACGCCTCGCGAGCCCATCCCTACGACCTCCTGCGGGAGTTGCGGGAGGCGTCCCCCTTCACCGACCCCGCCGGCGGCATCGTCGTCGTCGGCCGGCGAGCCGACTGCGAGACCGTGCTGCGCAGCCCCCGGGTCAGCAGCGACCGGCTGGGCGCCGGGATCACCAAGGTGCCCCAGCAGCCCAACCTGATGAACCTGGACGCGCCGGACCACACCCGGCTGCGCAGGCTCGCCGGAAAGGCGTTCAAGCCGCGCGTCATCGAACGCTGGCGGCCCCGGATCGAGGCCATCGTGCGCGAACTGCTCGCGGACATCGCCGCGAGCGGCGCCGACGGCGTGGACATGGTCTCCGCCTTCGCCTACCCGCTGCCCGTCCGGGTGATCTGCGAGATGCTCGGTGTGCCCCGGGAGGACCACCCGGTGTTCGAGAAGTGGGCGCACTCCATCGCCTTCACGATCGACCCGCAGCTGGTCCCCGGTGAGCTGACCACCGAGGTCGAGCGGAACGTCGACGAGGCCCGCGCCGGCTTCGTCGGCTACTTCTCCCGGCTGATCGAGGAACGCAAGCGGGAACCGCGCGCCGACATCCTGTCCGAGCTGATCGCCGCCGAGGAGGGCGGCGACCATCTGGGCGAACGGGACCTGATCCTCACCTGCGTCCTGCTGCTGGTCGCCGGCCACGAGACCACCGCCAACCTGATCCTCAACGGCCTCCTCGGCCTGCTGCGCCACCCCGACCAGCTTCGGCTGCTGCGCGAGCGGCCCGAACTGGCCGAGGCCGCGGTGGAGGAGGTGCTGCGGTACGACGCCCCGACCCAGATGGTCACCCGGATCGCACGGGAGCCGTTCACCCTGGGCGAGCACGAAGTGGCCGCCGGGCAGCCGCTGTTGCTGCTGCTGGCCGCCGCGAACCGGGACCCCGCGCAGCACCGCGACGCGGACCGGTTCGACATCACCCGGGGCGATCCGGGACACCTGGGCTTCGCCGCCGGACCGCACTTCTGCCTCGGCTCCGTGCTGGCCCGCATGGAGGGCGCCATCGCGCTCAACGCCTTCGCGCAGGCCCTCGTCGAGCCGCGGCTGGACGAGGCGTCGCTGCGCTACCGGCCGCATGTGGCCGTACGCGGCCCTGACCATCTGCGGATCACCTTCCAGGGCGTCCGGCTGGACACGCTGCCCGCCGCCGCCACGGTCCGGGAGAGCGAGGTCGGACATGGCTGAGTCGCAGTGGGAGGTGACCGTCGATCCCGCGCGGTGCGTCGGCTCGGGCGTGTGCGTGGCCGTGGCGGCCGGCCACTTCGCGGTGCGCGACCGCCGGTCCCACGCGGTACAACCCGTCACCGGACCCGACGACGCGGTGCTGGACGCCGCCGAGACCTGCCCCATGGAGGCCATCCTGGTCCGGGAGGCCGGCTCCGGCACCCTGCTCGCCCCGGTGGAATGACCGTGACCGGGGCGGTCGGGCCGGGCGACCTCGTCACGGTGACCCATCGGCCGCACCCGCTCGTCGGCCGGCGGCTGCTGGTGCGCGCGGTACGCGACGGGAGTGCCGAGAGCCTCCTGTGCGAGCGCCCCGGCGGAGGGCTGGTGACCGTCCTGCGGTCCTGGACGGACCGGGCACCGGGCGCCCGGCCCGTCCAGGACGGCGAGCCCCGCCGTGAGGCGGGCACCCGGATCGCCGTCGGCGGCGCCTTTCAGGTCTCCGACACCGCCCTGCACCGCCTGCGCGCCTCGCTGGCGCTGTCGGTGGAACGCTTCGTCGGTCTGGACACCGTGAGAGGTCTGGACACCGTGAAATCCTGTGCTGCCGCGGTAATTCCGCGATCGTCGCTACGGCATTTCTCGACAGGCGAGAAATCGGAGCCCGTTTCTCGCCCCGTGAGAAAAGGCGGAAGGGCTGCGGGGAGAATCGATTGACGCATTCTCAGGACGTCTTGCTACGCTTCCGGAACTGAGTTTTTCGGTCGGGGGACCAGTCGGCAGCGAGAACGAGATCGCCCCGTGATTCTCCCCGACTCTTGGGAGTTGCACGCATGACGAAAATGCCTGCCGCCCTCCGTCGAGGGAGCTACGGGAAACTGCTCCTCGGTATGGAGTGGGACCCCTTACTGGGGCGCGCGGCCGTGGTGCACCTGATCAGCGGGGCCTCGTTCTCCACTTTCTGGAGTTACGCCGGCGTCTGGGCGATCAAGGCATTGGGCGCGACCACCGGTCAGGTGGGCCTGATGTTTCTCCTCAGCGCCGTCCTCAGCCCGCCCGCGGCCTGGCTGGGCGGCTTCGTCTCCGACGCGGTGGGCCGCCGCAGCGTGCTGGTGGCCAGTACCGGCGTCCAGTCCCTGCTCATCGTCTGTCTGTGCCTCACCGGACACAGCGCGGCCTGGGGTATCGCCCTGGTCGTCCTGGCCGGGGTGGTGTGGGCACCGGGACGCTCCGCCGTCAACGCCATCGTCGCGGACATCGTCCCTCCGGAACGCCAGGGCCAGGCGTACGCGGCCCTGCGCACCGCCAACAACCTCGGTGTGGTCGTCGGCCCGCCGCTGGCCTCGCTGTTCCTGTTCCTCGGTGACTGGACGGCGTTTCTGCTCGGCATCGCCCTGCTCGGCGGCCTCACCTGCGCGCTCGCCGTCCGGCTCCTGCCGCGCGACCGGGCCCGCGCCCACCGCGGCGGCAACGCCGCACAGACCGCGCGCGTGGTGCTGACGGACGGGTCCCTTCTTCTCCTGCTGGTGGCGACACTCCTCGGCTTCATGGTCTACATGTCGTTCGAGACGGTGCTGCCGGTCGTCGCGGTCACGTCGTTCGGGTTCGCCCCCGAGACCTGGGGCCTGCTGTACGCCATGAATCCCGTGGTGGTGCTGCTCTTCCAGATGCACCTGACCCGCTGGACGCGGGACTGGCCGGCGTCGCTCACGCTGAGTCTCGGGGTCCTGCTGATGGGGCCGCCGTTCCTGCTCTTCCTGATCTCCCATCACATCGTGGCCGTGGTCCTGGTGATGCTCGTCTTCGCCTTCGGCGAGATGCTCTGGGTACCCACCATGCAGGCCACCGTCGCCCGCCTGGCGCCGCCCCACATGCACGGTGCCTACCTCGGCGGCTACACCAGCAGCCAGTTGCTCGCCTGGATGATCGCTCCGCTCACCGGGCTGCGCCTGGAGGAGTCCTTCGGGGACCACGCCATCTGGCTCTTCGCCACCGCGCTGTCCGCCGTGAGCGTCGTGGCCGGACTGGCGGCCGTCCGCCTCAGGCACCGCAGCGCGCCGGACCAGCGCACCCCCGACGTGCCGGAGCCCGTCCACCCCGACCCCTCACCGGAAAGAGCCTCGTGAGCCACGAACCGCGCGCCGTCAGCTGGACGGGCGACGCCCTGTCCCTCATCGACCAGACGACCCTGCCCACTACCCTGCGGCGTCTGGACATCCGTGACGTGGACGCGCTGATCGACGCGATCCTCCGGCTCGCCGTACGCGGCGCACCCGCCATCGGCGCGGCCGGCGCCTACGGTGTCGCGCTGGCCGTGGCGCAGGCCCGCCGGGAGAACTGGACCGAGGGCGAACTGGCCGACGCCGTCGCCCGCCTGCGTGCCGCTCGCCCCACCGCGGTGAACCTCGCCGTCTGCGTGGACCGGGCCGCCGCGCGGATACCGCAGGGACCGGACGCCGTACTGGCCGAGGCCGACGCGATCGTCCGCGAGGACCTGGCGGCCAACCGGGCCATGGCCGCGGCCGGCGCCGACTGGCTGGTCGAGCGGGTGGCCGCCGGCCGGCCGCTGCGGATCCTCACCCACTGCAACACCGGCGCGCTCGCCACCGCGGGCATCGGCACCGCGCTCGGCGTCATCCGGGAACTGCACGGACGGGGGCTGCTCGAGACGGTGTACGTCGACGAGACGCGTCCCCTGCTGCAGGGAGCGCGGCTGACGGCGTGGGAGCTGGCCCAGGAGGGCATCGCGCACAAGGTGCAGGCGGACGCGGCGGCCGCGGCCACTGTCGTCGGCGGGCTGGTCGACGCCGCGATCGTCGGCGCGGACCGGATCACCCGCAACGGTGACACCGCCAACAAGACGGGCACCCTGGCCATAGCCCTCGCCTGCGCCTACACGGGCGTGCCCTTCATGGTCGCCGCGCCCACCAGCACGGTGGACCTCACGACGGCCACGGGCGCCTCCATCCCCATCGAGCAACGCGCGGAGGAGGAAGTACTGAACCTCATAGCGGGCGGCATCACCGCCCCGGACGGCACCCGGACCCACGCCCACAACCCGGCCTTCGACGTCACCCCCGGCACCCTGATCACCGCCCTGACATCGGAACGAGGCGTCCTGGAGGTCTCGTCGGGCCAGCTGCCGGGGGACCACTGGGCCTGACCCCGCGGCCCCCGTCTCGGCCGGGTTGCCCGCCCCTCTACCGCCCCCGCTCCTGCGCCAGCTCCAGTTCGAGCAGCCACTCGACGACCTCCGTGTGGCGGCGGGCCTCCCGGAGATCCGTGCCCCAGGTGTACAAGCCGTGGCCCGCCACGACGACCGCCGGTACCCGCGGGTTCAGGGCGGCCTCCAGGCGGTCGCCGAGGGTGCGCATGTCCTGGGAGTTGGCGATCACCGGCAGGACGACCTCTTCGTCATGGGCGGCGCGGCCGATGCCCTTGAGCATCTCCAGGTCCCGGAACGCGATGCCCCCTGGACGCCGGTGGCCCATCGCCACGGAGGCGACGGTGTGCACATGGACAACGGCGCCGGCGCCGGTCAGCCGTACCACCCGGGCGTGCAGGGCCGCCTCCGCGGACGGCTTCCCGGCGGCCGCGGTGCCCTCCACGGCGCCGCCCTCCTCGTCGACCAGCACGGTGTCCTTCGGACCCAGCTCTCCCTTGTCCAGGCCGCTCGCGGTGACCAGCAGGCGCAGGGGGTCCCGGCCGGTGACCACCGACAGGTTCCCGGAGGTTCCCCGCATCCACCCGAGCGCCGCGAACCGGGCCGCCTCCGCGACCAGCGTCCTGCCCCAACCCGCCGTCTCCGGCGTACCGGTGGCCGTGGCTCCCGTCATGACATTCCCTTCGTGAGGACGAGGTCGATCTCGGTGAACGAGCGGGCCGCGGGGTGGACCGTACGGCCCGTCGCCTGCCGCGGTTCCTGAGGCCGGAC
Encoded proteins:
- a CDS encoding MFS transporter, with the protein product MTKMPAALRRGSYGKLLLGMEWDPLLGRAAVVHLISGASFSTFWSYAGVWAIKALGATTGQVGLMFLLSAVLSPPAAWLGGFVSDAVGRRSVLVASTGVQSLLIVCLCLTGHSAAWGIALVVLAGVVWAPGRSAVNAIVADIVPPERQGQAYAALRTANNLGVVVGPPLASLFLFLGDWTAFLLGIALLGGLTCALAVRLLPRDRARAHRGGNAAQTARVVLTDGSLLLLLVATLLGFMVYMSFETVLPVVAVTSFGFAPETWGLLYAMNPVVVLLFQMHLTRWTRDWPASLTLSLGVLLMGPPFLLFLISHHIVAVVLVMLVFAFGEMLWVPTMQATVARLAPPHMHGAYLGGYTSSQLLAWMIAPLTGLRLEESFGDHAIWLFATALSAVSVVAGLAAVRLRHRSAPDQRTPDVPEPVHPDPSPERAS
- the mtnA gene encoding S-methyl-5-thioribose-1-phosphate isomerase, yielding MSHEPRAVSWTGDALSLIDQTTLPTTLRRLDIRDVDALIDAILRLAVRGAPAIGAAGAYGVALAVAQARRENWTEGELADAVARLRAARPTAVNLAVCVDRAAARIPQGPDAVLAEADAIVREDLAANRAMAAAGADWLVERVAAGRPLRILTHCNTGALATAGIGTALGVIRELHGRGLLETVYVDETRPLLQGARLTAWELAQEGIAHKVQADAAAAATVVGGLVDAAIVGADRITRNGDTANKTGTLAIALACAYTGVPFMVAAPTSTVDLTTATGASIPIEQRAEEEVLNLIAGGITAPDGTRTHAHNPAFDVTPGTLITALTSERGVLEVSSGQLPGDHWA
- the mtnB gene encoding methylthioribulose 1-phosphate dehydratase — its product is MTGATATGTPETAGWGRTLVAEAARFAALGWMRGTSGNLSVVTGRDPLRLLVTASGLDKGELGPKDTVLVDEEGGAVEGTAAAGKPSAEAALHARVVRLTGAGAVVHVHTVASVAMGHRRPGGIAFRDLEMLKGIGRAAHDEEVVLPVIANSQDMRTLGDRLEAALNPRVPAVVVAGHGLYTWGTDLREARRHTEVVEWLLELELAQERGR